The Triticum aestivum cultivar Chinese Spring chromosome 6D, IWGSC CS RefSeq v2.1, whole genome shotgun sequence genomic sequence AACCTCCTTTTTCTCTAACAGTCCAGTTCATTTAATCTACAATGATTCTTTTCCTGATTCTTAAATGTAAAGCCATCATGGCTTTGGAACCAAAGAGCAAAGActaacaactactccctctgttcacaaatgcAAGACATTTTGGCAGTTTAAACAGCCAAAACGTTTTACATTTGTGAACAGAGGAGTATATATATATCAATGATGACATTTTTTTAATGGGGAAACATTTCCACTTGTTGGGAACTATAAATGCTCGTGAACAGCAGGAGTTCAAAGTAAAAAAAAGATTGAATGTTGGCAGGAGAGCTGCCAAATCCATTGATTAGAAAGGGGCCTTACAAGAACACACCAGAAGGAGGAATGCACCGCATAAAAGCGAGTGCCAAAAAAGAATTAAGTGAAAAAGCGGGCTGATCGGCTTATcaaggaaaaccgggcgaaaacctaAACAGCACCTAGCTAGTTCAAAGTAAGCTTTGTAGTGTAAGATTCACATATGTTAGAGATTGAGTGAAGGCCAAGAAAGCATCCCCCTCGGTCTGAGTGGGTGGAGTGGAACCACATTTTTATAGTGCCGACTTTTCCGAACAGAGAACCAGAGTTTGCTCTCTCCGATTCAAGGATTTTCATAGGAAATTTTATACGTTTGTCATCTTCAAGATTTTTTCCTATGCTGGTTGTTCAATTTGTAGGATTGTAACCCGTAGGAATTTTTCCTACAGGTCTTCTGTACTCCATTCTAAAATAATCAATTGACTCAATCCAGTTGGGATGATTCctatattattattttctatgtacAACCAAATATCTTTCAATCCTGTGGGATTCAAGATGGCATGGTATTACAATCCAACTTTTCCCTGTTCTGATGTTTTTGGAATCCCACGAATCAAAGAGGCCTACATTACAAAGACGTaacattttttgcccgtaataaatGTGCCAGACCACCTAGGAAAGAAGATAGCATGCAGCTTTTTCATCGATGTGAACTGCGATAGATACAAAATGACTGACAAATCATACCTTTCATTGGTAGCAGCTCAGCTATGTCATGACTCAGTGCTGGAACAGCATTAGGTAGATGAGATTTATCAAAATGAACTTGTCCATTGATTGATACCTCTCTTATTTCCTTCACTTGCGGGAGCTTGAAGTCAGATGGGCTGTCCCATGGAGAACATGGGAAAGGCCTTGCATGGCTTGGATCTTTATTCCAGACAAAACTTATTTGCCGTCTATCATCTGTAACATCAATGGCAAAAGCATTTATTATCGGTAAAAGGTAtaagaaagtaaaaaaaaattcaaacgACTAGCTATCATCTCATATATCAACTATTGAAGATAATTTCTGACTAATCATGGCATTAGCGAAAGCCGAAACTCATACCTAGCTCAAACACAATTTATTGAAGAAATTCAACTCACAATCAGCCAATTAAGCATAAATAACAGTAGTTTCAGTATGATGTGGTGTGGAGTGCAAGGAAAAATACAAATCCCGCATAATTACCCACTTAAAGTATGGACATATTACCAAACATCAATGACGACGGGAGCCTTGCCGGTGCAAAGGAGAATGCGTCCGGCTGTGGCTTCCTGCGCCGAGCATTGTGGTCGGACAGTCGCCTCCGGCAGCTCCTCTTCTTCTGGTCGAACTCCGACAGCGCATGGAACCTTGATGACCAAAAACCAGGCAATCAGCAAAACCACAGACAGTACTACATATATAGACTACTTATATATGTACCAACTAAGATCTAAGAGTATGCATACACAGAAGAGAAATCTTGACACAGTAACTGAATCACAGTAGCCACAGCACAACAGAATTTTCAGCCCAAAAGTGCACACGCGCGCGGGACAAGTGCCCTGCCAAAACTGGAAACAGGTCTTGCACAGCCGTTCAGCCATGCCATGCAGCACGATTCTCCACAGGTCGACAGTACTATAATTGTGGGGAAAAGGCATCTTCGCCTCCCAAATCGGGAAACAAGCCGTACCCGCACAGGATAACCGCAGTTTCCGGACACACACAAAACCACAAGGTTCCCGGATTATAATCAACTGACGACGAACGAAATTATAGCGCGGCGCGTTTGCACCATGGTCTAAGGAAGTGCGGAGTTCGCAGATAGACGGGGGGTCGTTGAATCTCCTGCTTCCCGGAATTCCAAGAACGAAAGACACGCGCGGAGTAGAGCAAGAGCAATCACAAAAAAGTCGAGCTTGCAGCTTTGCAGTGAGAGGGAGGGAGAAACAGAGAGGGCAATCGCAGAAGTCAAAGAAAAGCACGGCCCCGGCGAGCAACCAGGGTGCAAGAACAAACTCCGGCGAACAAGCTCGGAGCGCCAAGAAACACCCACCGGCTGCACTGCTGGCAGAAGCGGCGCTcctggccggcgacgacgacgcggGGGAACTTGGTGTGGGCCTCGCAGACCCGGTGCTTCCGGTGGTACTCCTTCGCGTCGCGGAGCTCGACCCCGCAGCCCTCCACCTGGCACCTcacgccccctcctcctccgcctcctccgccggccccctcccccctgGCCCGCTTCTCCttcccgcgcctccccgccgcctcgccggaggagCCCGGCGCGGCGGCGTCGCCCCAGTCCCAGAGGAGGTGGGGCGGGGAGAGCGGGGTGGACTTCGGGGCCGTCCACTCCATGCGGGGCGGGGGCTTGGTTGGTCAGCTTGGGATTTGGGGATCGAAGAGGAGATGAACAGTGTGGACTGTGCAGGAGAAGAAGAGAAGCAGAGATGGGGGAAGAGAGACTTGGAATAGAAAAGGCAAGTCTTTTTTAGTGTTCggtcccctctctctctcatttttcCCTTTCCTGTTCTTTCCCACCATTTTTCTATGCTTGGCTTGCCCTAAGTGGATTGTGGATAGCTGGAAACAGCTTGTGCATTTTCACAACTTATTTTGGATGCTCTGTCTAATTAACATTAACTTTAAGAAGGAAAAAAATCTAATttacatcaaactgattttggccAAAAGGAAAAAAATTATCTGGATAAAGTAAACAAAACCCGAATATGATCTCCAAGTTGCTTCATTTTTTGTCAAATTAAATAtttttcaaatcatttggataaACATAATCATTCTCATACACCTTACCCATGTACTCCTTCCATTCCTAAATACGGAGTATAAGtcatttttagagattccactataaattacatatggagcaaaataagtgaacaTGTACTCTAGTCTATATACATTTGAATGTAGTTTCTATAGTAGAATcttatttaggaatggagggagttgTATAATTTAAACGCTAAGAATCGCAGTAATATTTTACAAAACAATATACATTATGGTGATGTTGAATATGTATATGTGCATAGTCATGGACTAAGTAGGAGTTACAAAAAAGTTTGGCAACTGCAATTCGTAATAAGTAGAAATTTTCTCATTAAAATTCTGCAAATTGAACAACCTACACAAAAATTTACAAGAATTATGATGATATGAAGATTTATGAAAGTCATTTAGATCAAAAGGCTCTTATTCCACAACCTTTTACAAAATGACAGGATTTTTGCATTTATTAAGAAGAAAAGGAGTTGCCAGTTAATTAGGAAAACCCGAGTGAAAACCAGGTTGTCCAGTTAATTATGAAAAAACGAACAAAAAACCATCACAACCGTTGAGCGGCACACATAAGATACCCCACGCACACCACTCCGAAGAGGGACTCGCCGAGACAGCACACATGCGTCACCATCATCAATCCTCCCCTAGAGGCATCATCGTTTACGATGGCGACAACCTTTTCATCGTCagggaataaataaataaataaatacaagTAAACTTTGACCTATGATAACCCGTTATTGTATACAAGTCATTCGAACCAAAAGTCTCATATTCTCTAGGCCTTGTTCAGTTCCTTGAGATATGAAGGGGTTTGGAGGAGATTGAGAGGGATTAAACCCTATACAAGTCAAATCCACGTTAATCCACTCCAATCGTCCCCAATCCACTTGTGGGAGGTATTAACCGAACAAGCCCCTAGTGATCTTTTCATCGTCTACAGTGGTGGAAAACATTTGTTTCGTTTCATTGGCGTGCACGAGAACTCGATAGGAACACGGCAAAGTAAGAGCATCTTCAATAAATAGGGCATTTTTACACCATGAGGACATGAGTGGCAAAAACGGTGCACCAATAGGTGCCCTGTAGGCAAAAAGTATTACTCTAAATTTACAACACCTGCAAAATACATCACCAAGTGTTGCAAATTAGCAACACTTGGGAGGCTGCCGCAAAACAAATAGGGGCACGCTTAAGTAGTCAAACATCATGCTGAAAGTTCCCGTGTCGTGCCGTGCCCGCATCCCCGCCTCCCAATGCCCCGTGCCCCTGCCTGACCACCGTCGGAGCCCCATGGACGGCTCCTTCGACCACGCGGCTGCCGACGCTGCTCCGACGTTCCTCATTGTGGCCACATCCTCCTCTGTCGATGCTCTCACCGCTGTCGCCACCATGCTCCCTTGCTCGGCGTGGCGATGCCACGCCCCATCCTCGTCGATGGAATGGATCTGCTGCCACAGAAGAAGAAGGCCGTCACGACCAATGAACGAGGCAGTGTCGGTGGGAAGTGGCCGTCGCACGAACCCTCTACGACTTCGTCCCAGGTGAAGAAACCGAAGACCATCACTGCCATGCCCCCTGTTTCGTCGCTTACTGATGTGACTTCGTCAGTGGCTATTGTTGCTTCCATGCCTCCTCCCCCACCACCTTCGTCCATGGAGGACGAGCCGTCGATGCCTATCGCCGTCCTTCGTGACATGGTAGACGAAATGGCCGAAAGGTTAAAAAGAAATGTCAcattcttttttaaaaaaaatgtcaTGTTGAGATGAATGCAATGATGAGATGATGTGTGCTTATATTTGATTTTGTGTGTGCATTTGTAGTGTTGATGGTTATTCGGAGCTTCTCCAACAGCCGCCCAACGCGCCGCGCGCTAAAACCCACTTTCCCGCGTGCGCCTTCGCCTGGTTTTGCACGGCCGGCAGCGCTGGCTCCAACAGCcgtgctaaaatgcagcgcgcgcacgCCGCTCTAGCAGCGCACAAAAATGCAGCGCGCGTGACTCGCCGGCGCATGCCATAtgttgcattttggacacaaaATGGATTTCAAACATTCAAAATGCAACGAACATGGCATAtaaatttcacacaaacaagttgatgaataaaagttcatgcccacaagttcatccaaccaagttcaaaatgcaaaccaagttcacgacacaaacgaaagacacatcaagcctcatcctcgtcttcgtcctcatcttcggaagccgattcttcctcctccgaagatgattcttcctcctcctcatcatcattgtcgcgcaccgcatcacgtgaagctcggacagtgttggcaagatcttcaacggcatcttcatgagAAGGTgtgtgaggcacaccggaagacattccgcccatggcggccggaggtgcacccatgcctcccatgagagaagcaaaactcatgcctcccatggcggccatggCGCCGGgcggtgctccaaagccacccatggctcccatggtctccatggtagctccaaagccacccatggcacCTAAGCCGCCCACggtagctccgaagccacccatggcgccaaggccaccgccacccatcactacaaaaaaaagacacatccgtgacattttgggccgaacgaattttttttctgtcatacatatgacacttctatgacgataattgtgacaaaacccggtatcatcata encodes the following:
- the LOC123144131 gene encoding squamosa promoter-binding-like protein 4 codes for the protein MEWTAPKSTPLSPPHLLWDWGDAAAPGSSGEAAGRRGKEKRARGEGAGGGGGGGGGVRCQVEGCGVELRDAKEYHRKHRVCEAHTKFPRVVVAGQERRFCQQCSRFHALSEFDQKKRSCRRRLSDHNARRRKPQPDAFSFAPARLPSSLMFDDRRQISFVWNKDPSHARPFPCSPWDSPSDFKLPQVKEIREVSINGQVHFDKSHLPNAVPALSHDIAELLPMKGPDASVTASKLGGAPDLQHALSLLSASSCGLPDPVQQASCLVQFTGASQNSRGPSPHGGSPPSASCAEGQPMVPSPQFVRFTMDGASSGYESTFFGVNRMN